One window from the genome of Hippopotamus amphibius kiboko isolate mHipAmp2 chromosome 13, mHipAmp2.hap2, whole genome shotgun sequence encodes:
- the UCN2 gene encoding urocortin-2, producing MTRWALLVLMVLTLGRTLLVPAAPTPGFQLLPQNFPQAAPCPVTSESPSASTTDPSSAWGHPSPGPRPGPHITLSLDVPLGLLQILLEQARARAAREQATANARILAHVGRR from the coding sequence ATGACCAGGTGGGCTCTGCTGGTGCTGATGGTCCTGACGTTGGGCAGGACCCTGCTTGTCCCAGCAGCCCCTACCCCAGGCTTCCAGCTCCTCCCTCAGAACTTTCCCCAGGCCGCTCCCTGCCCTGTGACCTCGGAGAGCCCCTCAGCCAGCACCACAGACCCCTCCTCTGCTTGGGgccaccccagccctggcccccgcCCTGGCCCCCACATCACCCTCTCGCTGGATGTCCCCCTCGGCCTCCTGCAGATCTTACTGGAGCAGGCCCGGGCCAGGGCTGCGAGGGAGCAGGCCACTGCCAATGCCCGCATCCTGGCCCATGTTGGCCGCCGCTGA